The Montipora capricornis isolate CH-2021 chromosome 3, ASM3666992v2, whole genome shotgun sequence genome includes the window GCTTACCCTCGTAGCCGGCTGTGATTGATGGATGCGAAACTGTGATGAAGCTATAATCAACTGCGATAACTATGGTGGAGAGATAACCTTTGACCTTGCTATATCCGGAGTGAGGAAAGAGAAGATAGAGACTATAGCAGAAAAGGGAAGAAGATAAAGAGTTTAGAGGTTATCATGAAGTCCTTCGTGAGAGGTTGTGTACACAGAAAATCGATTAAGTGGAAGGAATCCAGTGAATCAAGACAGTCAAGAATTGTTGTCTACAGTCCGTGGAACTTAGAGTTAGTTCGAAGTTGATCAAGATCAATACAATGTACCTGAATGTTCATGAAAGACAGTAAGCCCGCTTTGCTTTACGAGTTGCTTAACGTAATCTTTAACCTAAGTAAATGAAACAGTGTAACTACTTACTTAATAAAAGTGCTCTTTTTCCCAAGCGCCatttaaattagccaatcacaacacaaGGAGTTTAGATGCAGCCGACAAAAAGCACGGGAAACATGTGCACGCAGGTCATAGttatttctgattggctgaatgaAAATGGTGCAAATGGCGCGAGATTTACAAGCAATCATTGATAAGGGAGTACTGTATCGCAAAGCTATCTCTGCATAAGGATGAAAACTAAAAAGCGCTTTATCACCAAAGTAATCTTCTTGTTTTCTTCCCATTATCAGTCTTGCCACCTTCGACGAAGCCTTCAACCAAAACATCCACGCCTCCTTTTGTCAACCATACTTCAGTTAACAATGAACATAAACAAATTCTTCCTCAAGAAAAGAGTGAACCCAATTATGGACTTATCTTTTGGCCCTTGTTTGGTGTCTTGGTGCTGATACTCGCCGCGGGTTGTGTCATTCTTGTTATTGCGAAGAAGAAACGCTCACAAAAACCTCAGTAAGTGTTTTTGAACAAGAacaacagcaataataataataatatgatgatgatgatgattatgataggaaaaaagataaagaaatatCAAGACCTTAGGCGTACATTAGCAGGACTGTGGAATGGAAAGACGGTTGTAGTCCCCGTGGTTATCGGTGCACTGGGGATTGTATCTGGCAATGTGGCCAGTCATCTGAAGAAGGTTGGTGTGACAACCAAGATAGAACTCCTACTGAAAGCGTCGTTGCTTGGAACCTCAAGATTACTGAGAAAAATTGCTAGAGGACTGAGGTTACAGGTTGTAGCTTGCCCTCGAGTACATAAACAGTACCTGCAGGAAAACCAAGTTGAGAAACATAAACAATAAACATCATTTTTAAAAGGGTtttcaaataggccatttccgagttcatgtctgcctccccttcaaagcgagtccaagtgcgaagtttttgttatgaaaattagttttcattcagatgtaaagtagaactaattaccatcacaaaaacttcgcacttagactcactttgaagtggaggcagacatgaacacggaaatggcctattaggtGAACCAATTctgttgcattttttaaatgtaatggtactactactactaataataatagtaatagtggTAATACTGGACTATTATAATAATAGAATTGGGTGAGTGGATAGACGTGTTAGAGATAAAGGCGAGTACCGCACGATTACGAAAGGTCACCTTATTGGGAAAGACAAACGTCCTAAGGAAGGTGGAGAGTGAACTCAAGTGATCCTTTATCGACTCAATCTTTTGAGAGGCAATACTGCAGTACGACCAGCCAGTGTGTaaagcaacaataataataattattattattattatgcttatttatttattattattatttcaaactTTCGCTTTGTTTACAAGTGCGGATCGTAGTGAAACTGCGGATTACAATAATCTGGGCAATTTCCTATCATGTTTCAAATAGACTGATGTTTCATTTACGGCTATGAAAAGCTTTCACTATTTCGCAGTTTTGTGCGAttacccatttttgacattttcttaTCATGTTCATACTATCAGAGAGTCCTACATTGTTTAACTTGTGAATCAGTTCTTTATGGTACCCGGACAGAAAATCAAAcactaaattcacttgaataACATAACCGGGATACAATCCCTTTAAGCTTGCCCTTAAATCagcatatttctctgttttcaatttgtctCGTTCTTGAATCTGTCCGATGTTACATACAGTTCCTTCAAATAAAAGCCACTGGCGTTCTTTCTTGTTGCATATAGCGATGTCAGGTTTGTTTGCAACGTCCTTAGGAACGACGTCTAGGTGTAGGGGAATGTTCCATAGTACCTTTACTTCTTTAGTCTCGACACAGCATTTGGGTTGTAGTTCTCTATACCAAGGTATCGTTtcgtcttcttcgtcttcttcgttaTTGGTGAGTCCAAATGTCTTTAAGATCGCATAGTACACTGGACGGAGCATGTGATCATGACGCGCGGTGTACAGCGTTTCCGCGATTGCAGAACAGCTGCACATTATGTGTGGTACAGTTTCTTTCTTGACGCGGCAGAAACTGCATAACAAATCTTCTCCTCCACTTTGAACTTTCTTTGCATTATAGACTTTAGTTGTAATTAACTGTTGGACGATACTAGTGTGTACACTGTAGACTATGTTTGGGATGGTTGGCCAAACCTTTGCAATGTTATAGGATTCATGATGTCAATGCTCATCTTGCCATTGTCGCACTGTATACTGGCCTATCCATCGTTGCTGTTTTACTTCCTCTTCTAATttcttttctactttttttctcagtattGTCTTGAGATGTTTAGGTTGGGGTAGGTTTACTTCAATGGTTGAATTACTTGTTTTGGTGGTAGTCTTGCTTTCTACTCTATTGTATTCTATATTCAAGTCCAGCTGACCTGCAAATGTTCTTGCATCTTTGACGATCGACCGTAATGACTTCTTTTCTTTGCCATTTTGGAAAGTCGACACTAGTTGGACGTGTGGGTCAGCGCTGACCGTAAGGTAGTGAGCAGTCTTTATCTTCGTTGTTTTGTATAGGGTCTCTAATTCTTGCATACCTTTCCCTCCCTTGTCTACAGGTAAATACAACAAGGAATTAGATTCATGCTTATGCTTGGCCTTATTATCATTCACTATTTGACGGGTGCTCAGATCAAGTTCTCTTAAGTGCTCAATTGGCCAATCCGCTGTCCACATGTGGTACAGTAATACTGACGTTGCAAATGAGTTCGTTGCCTTTACTTTTCTTGTGAGTAATAGTGGTGACGACCATATAACGGATAATCTTCTGATGTATTCCTTACTTGCATTACGTTGTACCTCTTTGTCTAGCTGTGTAGCGTTCTCATATTTACCTAGGAATTTGTAGTAATCACCTTTCCCCAACACAGGGATCTGGTTTCCACTATGCAGGGGTAGTCCTTCGTTTGGGACGATCTTCCCTCTTTTCACATGTACAGCAGCGCATTTACTTATACCCCAATGGAGGCCGATATATTCAAACATGCTTTCCAGGCTACTTGCTATTGTAGCTGCTTTCACAGCGTTTTTGTGATATGATTTTAGGTCATCCACAAACAAAGTGTGCGTGATCTTGCTTGTTTTGTCCCTCCGTTGCTCTTAAATACCAGGCTATGGGTTCACGCAGAAAGAATCTCCTTGTAGGATACCGCGTTGAATTCTTATTGGCCCCCCCTTCTCTGGGCCTTTCCCAGTTGGTACAATCAAAGTCGTTTTCCACAATTTTGTAATCTTCTCGATGAAACACACAAACCTCTCATTTACTCCATGGTCCTTTAGAACAGTGACGAGCCAGTTATATGCTACACTATCGAAAGCTTTCTTGACGTCTATCCAAACACACGAAATGTTCTTGGCATTCTTTGATGCATCTTCGAGCAGTGCTTTATCTATGAGTAAGTTGTCGATACACCCCATTGAGCCTTTAACTCCACCTCTTTGGTCGATTTGCATGAGTTTAAACTTAGATTCATGGTCGATGAGTTCAGCATGTCTTCACGTGGTATTAAGACAGGTAATCAGTCTGAAGTCTTGCGGTATTGGGTTGTCTTTCTTGGTTAACATCACAGTTCTTCCTTCGGCTAGCCATGACGGGAGTGACTTCGAACTATCGTTGATAGGAGTTGTTATTGCATCAGCTAAAAGGGCATGTAGAGAACTTAATTCCTTTATCCAAAAATTAGTTATTTTATCTAGGCCTGGCGAAGTCcagtttttcttcttctttacgCAGTTATATACTGTTTCCTTTGTGATTGTTATCGGACTATTGTCTTGCGTAGGGCTTGCCTCTTTCAGCGCTTTTCGTACTTCGGTAATCCAGACTGATGTTAAATTTCCCTCTTGGTCGTTTTGCCAGATTGGTACCCAgaatttttcaaaatcttctttGGTTACCGAACTTGATTGCTTGGAGTTGTTTGATGAGCGATTTTCTTCATACTTGggcttttctttgtctttatcTTGATTCAATATATCCCTAAGGTGTCCATAAAACTTTCCTGGATCCTGGTCAAAGGTGTGGTTTGCTTTTCTTGTCTTCATTGTTATTATCTTATTTCTTCTTTCATTCTTCAGTTTCCTTATCATATTGATTCTCCTTTCTTTGCGTATTGTTAAACTCTCTAGAGTCACTTTTCCTCTGAGTTCTTTCTTAATCGATATCCTGTTTTTCCACAGTCTCTTTGTCATTTTCATGTTGTATTTGGTTCTTCTAATTTCTTCGCTAAGCTGAGACATTTCCTTTCTTAATGCCGTCATCTTGCTTTCAAGTTTCACTAGCCAACGAGGTCTACTATCGTTATTGGTTCTCTGCGTTGCATTTGACTTCTTCTTTTGTACCTTtcatatacagctatttcgagaaagtttgtcaagaataaagtgcacgcgacaatcccgaaaggtattatgggatatgatcaatacactctttctaacgactgtagctgtcgaacctacttttgttactttccttcagcactcgcaaacatatatcagtggcctcccgtacgattcttttaaatttctttgaaaaacagtgcacttaaaatcacccacaatacctttcaggattgtcgcgtgcactttttccgacaacctttctcaaaatagctgtatataatCACTGTAGCGTAAACGGCACAATTATATTCCCAAAGGAACCGTTCAGGGTCTTCGACTGGATTTGCTTTCATAAGATTTTTCACAACATTTTGTAGAGTGGAAAGTTGATTATTGTGTggctttttcttgaaaaaagtaCTCTCAACTCTGTAGCTACAATCCCATGTTTGTTGTAAGATTTTCTTGTACATTTCAGTCGCAATGGCTAGGAGTTTTAGATATTATTCATTGCAGGCATCCTCAGTGTTTACATTTTCCGCTTGGGTATTTCTTGCAGAATTAGCATGTTGATCAGTGTTAATAGATTCATTTTCTTCTTGTATTGAATTTTGGAGTATATTACCTTCTTCGATTTCTGTACTTCCATCTTGTTGGTTTCGTCTATTTCGCTGTTGTTGAATTTCTTCTGTAATCTGAGATGCTGTTGCTTTAGTTGTCTTCTCGATATGTGCTAATTTGTCGCGTAGGTTTTGGGCTGTTCGGTTTCGGTGCTGGTAACTCATGTTATTCCAAAAATGTAATGTTAAATTCATCTTGCCCTCTTTTCGGCCATTTTCCTTACGCGGACAATTCTCCGATAGATGTAGCTCTTCTGCTTTCCTTTTACACGCTGTTAAATCGACACACATTTTCCCAGTCCATTTTAAACGGCCTCCCTGTGTGATGGTTGTCCTAGGAGCACTCATGTCTTCATCGTTGTTCAACGATTCCTGAAAGTTTTGAGTACCACGGGGCTCGTTCTCCGACATATTAGCGCTACTTAAGATGTTATAAAGGAGCGTGAATATGAAGGCTTGGAGGAAACGCATTATTTGAGCGTTTAGGATTGTTGGTTTAGAGAGCGAaagaagttattattattattatatgggtTTGAGCGAAGTGAGAGATGGTATGACCAAAGTCCCGGACAGTGTACTTGCTTAGGAATTTTCAGTGATAGTCATACGTTTTTTCCGTATTTTCTTGCAGAATTGTTTATATGACTGGACCAGCCGATGACAAAGTCGTTATGGTGGACTTTTTTCAAAGGAAACGTGAACAGGAATTTTGATGAGGTTAACTTTGAGGACCAAAAAAACGTGGAAGATGATTATGACGATGATGAAAGACGCCAAGTCATTTCAAATCAGGCGGATATCGTTTGATATTACCCGACGCTGTTGTTAATATCTCATCATATTTGACCCGGCTCGCGTTTGATAGAGGTTATTGCATTTGATGTTCAAGACAATGAATTGCAGTGGTAAAAGACGTCCCTTAACAGCGAAAACCCTGGGGGtccccaggggcccgtttctcgaaagtcccgaaactttccGGGACATTTCGGGTGTGACAATTCCCGTTGCAATTCAACaatggagaggatttaagtcgtcaaacttcacagtcatttttctttttgttaccttgagaacatgttaaaagatcggctttccaaagcaagcggttggcaatttcacagatggcttttcaggcccgaaacTTTTCCGgtttttcgagaaacgggcccctggtccgGGGTtctgtgtgaaaaaaaaaacaggtgaaTAGAAAGAGGGTGAATTCTCTTGGACGTCACAAAGTAAGCTCTGTTCAGTCCTCAGTGACGAAGAACAGGATGGATTTTCACTTGTGGCCTTgactgggaaaaaaaaaggcttgaaGACATTGAGGATTGAAAAATCAATGTCTCGGGGAAAATCGATTTTTCGTGGTCTAATTGGACAAaaaggttaccatggcaacgtaCGCAGGCTTTTGAAGCTAAGATCTATTTTATTTGCCAAGATTGAAGGTTCGagaagttttattttattattagaaGGCTTTAAATTCGTTTTCCAACGAGATACAGTTGCCTAGCTGCCAGCATTTctttggaaaaaagaaaacaaatatttagtttttgaaaaagaaagaaaaaataccgtaacggagaaaaaaagttaagatcggaaatttaaaaaattccaaCAAATTAAATGTATTTTAAGTTCGTTTGAAAATCGGAATTAACCACATTCGAACACACTGTTAGGTGGCGATTGTAAATTAATACAAGTGTGGACATTTATAACTGATTCTTCGATGTGCAGTATTTTTAAGGAACATGATGATTAACTACTATACTTCGAaagatttttcaattttctttatggTCGCGGATTGTGTAAATTTATTTGTGGAATACATTTTGGTTGCAATGGGTGAACAAAAGTAATTACGCTTGCAAAAGCtaagaatataaatataaattatttattgcATATTTTTCAGGTTCTCTTTCGCTAAATTAATCGCAGTTTCGTTTATGCGATTTTTGGTCTAAGGAACTACCCTTTAATTTTAAATCTAAAATTGAACTAATTTGTGGTTTGATAAAGAGTTTAGAGTATTGGTGTTGTTTTAGGAGTGAATAGGGCGATGTTCCAACCTTTGTCTGGCAAGAGTCGTTGAGGAGGTCTTTATTGTGTACAAGCAACTCCTCTAAAATACTCGAGATCTTTGGAATTAGCCAGATCTCTCGCGTGGATGTCAACATCGTGGCCACAATATTTAAGTGACGTTATAATTTTAGAGCGATTATctgtaaaatatgttttctcaGCTCAAACGACGAACGAGTACTAAAGACTGTTTGTATTTCCTGTTTAGTATAATTTTAGCTCTGTGAATCTTCGTTCTCCATTTGAAGCAGGGTCCATTTTGTTTCTAAGTAAACATTTTCAATCTTCTATTTTGTGTTGTAGGCGTacgtttttcacaattttgtaAGAGCATGGGTAGAATTGAGATATACGAACAGGAGTGCCACCTATGCTGCATCCTCTGCTAATACTTACCGTCTCGATTTATTTCAATATTGAGGAGAGAATTATAAAGGGAATTGatatttaaacacgaagacaGGTTTCAAAAGAGTGCTTCCTTACGCCAATGTGAATCATTTTTCAATTTGCCATGGTTAACACCTTCATCGCTCTTTGTTTCTGCGATTAAAAATGCCCTGGCGGTCAACTTCTCCGAAATCATTTGAGACGTTTCCTCCTCAGTCACCTTTATCAGCTGGGAATAATCTTTTACGAGTTGCGTCTGTTTTTACTGTTCTCGCCACCTAGTTAATTTTTTCATATTAGAATTAGAACTCATTACGTGACAAAAACTCTTGCACGTGGTCTCGTCTTGAAAGACAGGCAAAAAAGTTAATCTTAATGTGTGTGCAATTCTTGTGCTGTAACTGTAAGCATTAATTCGTTGAGGTTTGTCAAGTGGCAGTACTATTGTGGCAGTAAGCatcaaaattacaaatttatattCGAAATagttgaaataaaattatttacgtTGATGTATTAAACgcattaagtgtttattgtaGATAGAAGTTGATATTTTGATCCGCCGTTGTACAAAACGCCAAGAAATCATATACGCTTATTTAGTTCAAACCTACATGGATGAAAATAGTATTAGTTCCTGAGCAACCGAGTACAAATACAAGAAATCGACTACGAATCACTACTCGAGTACGAACGCGACTCGAACTCGATTTCCGTCGACTCTTATCGGATCAGTATTCAGTTCCTGAACAACTGAGTACGAATAAGGATCATTTTAGTTTTATGCGCAACCGAGGTCGATTTCCCTTTATCGAGCTCGCAAATAAAAGTGAACACGATGTCCAAAACAGAGCTCCGATTTAGTCGTGTACGCAGACGCAAGAGGACCATGAATTTGAATGCGAGCTCGCACTGTAAGTCGAGCTCGATCGAGTCTGAGCACAATGGCCACACTGGATGTCGCATCTTTCGAGTTCCAGTTTAAACCCTCGGATCGTTATCGTTATTTTTCGAGCTTGACTTCTTATCGACCTCAACAAATCGAGAGCGATTTCAATGGAGCTTGGATTTCATTCCGTTGAAAATCGAGgtcgatttcattttttcttttcttttccacttATCGCGTGATCGCATCTTTCGACAGTGGATTGCATGTACAATAAAAGTACCTTTATCCCTAAGAAATGATAGGAAAACTATCTAGTCCTGCATAACTTCCCTGCTCCTTTATTCTTAGCAAACGGTGActaatttttttcctctctttaaaTGCTAATAAATATAACTTGGAAATAAAGTGGGATCAGTATTAGTTCCTGAGCAACCGAGTACGAATACAAGAAATCGACTACGAATCACTACTCGAGTACGAACGCGACTCGAGCTCGATTTCCGTCGACTCTTATCAAGCTTATGACAAGTCGTGCTcgatttgattttaatttgtttcacaCCGTTTAACTCGTACTCGAATTGCAGTACCCGTGCTCGGAAACCCGTACCCGTGCTTCAGGAAACTGTTACCGAGCGTGTGTGCGAGCATTCTCGTCCCAGACCCCCACGCTCGCACCCAAACAGTAGCAACGAACAGAATTATAAACCGCGAACATCACACAGAACGAGAGCAAGGTAGAGTTTGTTTTATTGTGTGTTGGGTGTCTTTCTaagtgagttttttttttcatgaaatatgGATTATTCATtggagtaacttttttttcattgcatTCACAGTGAACAGCTGATGGATGTGATGGTCCATGCACATGCTTTTTCGTATCATGTGATATCATTCAAATTACTCTTATGGAAGTGTTAACAAATGAACTTAACTCGGACTATACATTTAAAACTATTACTTTCCTATATTCCCTAGTGGCATTTGACATTTGATGGAAGCTAGCGCCAAACTTCCCACCCCCGGGCACCTACAGACAGTCAAATGCCCCACCCCTAGACAAGGGCATCGATAATTCTCGGGCACATGATTTCAGAATTATTGCAGGGATGCCATCAACATTAGTTGCCTTATTAGCGTCCAGATTAACTAGGATGTTTTCACCCTCACTCTGAATGGTGGAAATTTCGAAATGAAGATCGGGGTGCAAAATCTGGTGACCCTAGTTCGTTTTTTGTCAATAATTACGGTCGGTAAAATGCAACTgcttcaatcaatcaaaaaaatcaatcaatcaagaaAGCTGAAAgtcttcattttaaaatattgttttaaatgtcCCTATACTCATTGGATTAAACCAAGAcgaaatgaggggacagagagggaggctcaaggcgttggccgggatatgtcatgtccacgaaagttatttttagacgagcggaagtctttgttctaggggaagtctgtcttccgagacgtccgcatgcagtcttgcttcgctctcaggttcttagtgaaaagagaaaatgatggcgcacgtggaaggctgatgaatatatattttctttcaaacatcggaccgaggttggcctgcatgcggacgtctcggaagacttccgctcgtctaaaaataactttcgtggacatgacatatcccaagggctggaccgggagcctccttctctgtcccctcattttctcttgattaaaCGATATCAGTCTGCTAGTATTTTCACAACAGGAGAGTACATACATCATatttgatggtttaacatataatacgcgcggatattttgcgagttgcgtagtacttacgagcaatgagcaaaatgtccgctagtattatatgttaaaccctCGAAAAAATACATCGTAtgcgatggtttaacatataatacgcgcggatattttgcgagttgcgatCAAACAGACCGAAACATTGCACCGAACCAATCGACATTTGGAGCAATTACACTTAGCCGACGCGAAGAGCGGGAAAATGAGCGTGTGCTACTCACGGTTGGTTTCGGTTTTGTTTCTCGTTGGTTTAGAAAGTGGCGCGAGCGTTGGTTGCCAATCAGTCTGcgaagcaatgcaaaaccaaagaaaacgtTGCTTGATTGGAAACTGCTCTATATCCTTTATACTTATTCTACTGCTGGGCCTGGTTTTTCTAAAGCcgattaattaagttaacacttAGACTGCCAGCAGTCCCTTTCTCGGCAGTCAAGCGGACGCGCGAAAAATCTgaaatgagaagaaaaaaagctttttgggggggggggggtggggttgCATAGCGGCAGGTGGCGGGCATTCTTGTTTATTCTCGTTTATTCTCCTCGATATAATCTCTTTATCTCGTTGATGGCTTGTGCTCTTGGTTATCCAGAAAGTGACTTCTCGCAGTCTAATTAATGCTAATCGACAATTGATAGTTCTTTAACGCACTGTATTTTAAATGGAAGTGTCAagctattttagtcaaaattcATAACACtgaaagacgtctttgcatcactGAAGACCGAAAAATAATGCTGCATTTTTGTTACCAATaaccactgaagtgcactgaagctattctttgttgtttgcagccaaggatggagaggatgtaAATGGATTGAAAATTCGAAATGTTTTGTAGACGTTGTCCTCTCAAAGTGGCCAAAACTGAAAGTTAACTACGAATAGCCCTTTGTGCCATATTATATTTCGTATCatctcagtgggttgtcaggaatgttaagtTTTAGTCCAAAATCAAGTCTAAAAACTAAGAAACgaattaaccctaaccctggaTTACCTGGATCGTGCTTTGAACAAGTAGTTGAAAACCTAACTTTAATCCATTGtgcttttttgaaataaatcatatcAAAAGGCTGTATAATAAGTATTGTTAGCAGTAAAAGTCAAttaaattgtaaataataaattaagaaCTTTATTGTTAGCTTGCCATCTCCATCCACCCATCTGTTGATGTTGGCCATGCTCCTACCCCACATCTCCCCTTCTTTCAGGGTAGCATGGCCAAGATGCAGAACACTTTGTTCACGCTCTGACTCAGGCATCACCACAATCCTGATAAAAACAAAGACATACGAAATAAGAATTTCATTAAGTGGTGCGCTTTTATTATTTAGTAGTATTTTCTTGAATTCTTGATGACGTGGTGTCGTAGTATCCCCACTGCGATGAATTATTGGTTTTAGGGTTACGGTAACTGAACCTGCTAACTACAATGAAATGTGCTTGGCTCGGGTCGCTTGAAGAATGGTTAGCGCTAATTAGCGTTAAATACcttggaaacctataggttttgaaaCCTCTTAATTAACGGTTAGTGTTAACCAGATCTTTGAGCCACCGACCCCTGGGTATTAATTGTTGTTCGTTGTCGATTTCAACATTATACATGTGTTGTCAATATATATTTGCCATAAATTCACGAGCGATTGTGGTCAACATATCACAAAAAATATCACTTGTGAAATTCCAACTGACCTGAGAGTTATCAATTAGTACGCAAATCGTACTTGTCTTTAATCTCTGCGATACAATCTTTAGCCAGTAAGGTGATTGTGTAATTCTTTCATACCTTAACTCCACAGTAATAGTATTGACACTCGACACTAGTTGCAGGAACAAATCCATTTGTGGGTTGATGACACCCCTCCACCTTTCTCCTTCGAACGAAAACAGATGGCTAGTTATGGATGCATTACGAAAACTTTGCCTGGCCAGAATGTCGGGAAAGTTCTTCAAGGTCCATACGAAGGATGcaacattcctctctttgaGGGTTGTGGCAGTATTGCTGTCCTGTGAAGAGGTTTTCAGAGTAGTACATTGATGTAAAATTTCAAAACCCCCAAAAATACGAAATACTTTTCAATAATTGCCCCTTCAAACGGCGAGACAATGTAAACTAAACTTCATGGTTTTACCTTTTCATGTATGAGCCGGCGTAGTCGTTGAATTTCTCCCTGCTGTAGATTGAAGTGAGAGATGGCTGCTTCCTGCCGATGTACAGTCATATCTTTGCGTTTCAATATGCGCCCACAGCCGGGAACCTCGCATTCACAGGCTTTGTTCGGGCATCTCTGGAGGTGCAGATTGATGTGGCTCCTACAAATGGGTATGTATATACAACTTTACTAATTCTGAACCAATTCGACCTAAAATAACTGCAATGGCCAACAAACTGAGATCGCCTGACATACTTATTAATCATCtcccacgaaaaaaaaaatacgtacAAAAATCTTTTCTAAGAAGgataattttttcatttaatttcatcCCGCTAACCAGCAGGCCACCAGGGTGAAATTACACAATTTTGACTccacaacacaactgtgtagatacatgggcaagtaggacagcaagcgccacaagccggtttattttgcttaccgaatgcatacaaactccgctctagcataacaatacgtta containing:
- the LOC138039728 gene encoding TNF receptor-associated factor 5-like, which codes for MTTSTNSSKCPICRTEFNAPTLSVNVALDNITRDLPVTCLSSGCNWRGSYEDAEQHHKDCPKLEIECENEGCQHVFAREHMATHAASCQKRKIHCPDCSKSVTSDSLLAHRTTRCYHAVTQCPLCGKTLPRSHINLHLQRCPNKACECEVPGCGRILKRKDMTVHRQEAAISHFNLQQGEIQRLRRLIHEKDSNTATTLKERNVASFVWTLKNFPDILARQSFRNASITSHLFSFEGERWRGVINPQMDLFLQLVSSVNTITVELRIVVMPESEREQSVLHLGHATLKEGEMWGRSMANINRWVDGDGKLTIKFLIYYLQFN